One window from the genome of Indicator indicator isolate 239-I01 chromosome 6, UM_Iind_1.1, whole genome shotgun sequence encodes:
- the RIPK1 gene encoding receptor-interacting serine/threonine-protein kinase 1 yields the protein MSLEDIHMNTQDLLERKQLDAGGFGTISLCFHKKHGYVVLKTVYTGPTRTEYNDSLLEEGRIMRKLQHDRVVKLLGIILEDGNYSLVMEYVSRGNMMKVLQKLCLPLSVKGRFVLEITEGMLYLHEQGFVHKDLKPENILVDTDFHIKIADLGVASFKNWSRLTQEETVRQKQIRSMCQNNAGTLFYMAPEHLRCLNVKPVEKSDVYSFGIVIWAIFANKEPYEYGINEAHICFGIMNGNRPDMKEITDKCPEEIIDLMKQCWEQEPEKRPTFAEISQRYKPFYYQNLGQNIEDDLKELKKIWPEPNDVLDRMQSLQIDATAEDASNGQVDQPNSLHSSPGPMTSQVSDALLPVSLENQPVESCETSFIPADNLERKLLREFNYHVSGSWMDKAAPPVMYTPEMKEVERRRRVSHDPFAKSSPAPQWSELYPRAEKTGSNTHLYFQALSDRKPKRGGVDILYGSNPNSLLAGNTESLYGLGSASTCSLTKPPVPESTPDQPSQTSSNWYPKNADADTGNKESISFSRGTFPYYSAATRVNTEDSIKYNISNSSGIQIGSYNHMKIEEQNQHISTSPVATEVPYMHYEALGVFDNTTVLTEKHLNLVRENLAKQWKHCARKLGFCDPEIDEIDHDYERDGLKEKVYQMLLKWGMREGSKGATVGKLAKALFGCQRLDLLTSLMEINEE from the exons ATGTCGTTGGAAGATATCCACATGAACACCCAGGATTTgcttgaaagaaaacaacttgATGCTGGAGGATTTGGGACAATCTCTTTGTGCTTCCACAAGAAACACGGATATGTGGTATTAAAAACAGTGTACACAGGACCCACGCGCACTGA ATACAACGATTCCCTCCTGGAAGAAGGCAGGATTATGCGCAAACTGCAGCACGATCGTGTGGTCAAGCTACTAGGTATTATTTTGGAAGATGGAAACTACTCACTTGTGATGGAGTATGTGAGCCGGGGAAACATGATGAAAGTGCTACAGAAA ctctgcctgcctttgtCAGTGAAGGGGCGTTTTGTGCTGGAGATCACAGAAGGAATGCTTTATCTGCACGAGCAAGGCTTCGTACACAAAGACCTGAAACCAGAAAACATTCTTGTGGACACAGACTTCCACATTAAG ATTGCAGATCTTGGAGTTGCCTCCTTCAAGAATTGGAGCCGGCTGACCCAAGAAGAGACTGTCAGACAGAAGCAGATCAGGAGCATGTGCCAGAACAATGCTGGGACTCTTTTCTATATGGCTCCCGAGCATTTGCGCTGTCTTAATGTCAAACCTGTGGAGAAGTCTGATGTTTATAGCTTTGGCATAGTGATCTGGGCAATTTTTGCTAACAAGGAGCCATACGAAT ATGGCATAAACGAAGCTCATATTTGCTTTGGCATCATGAATGGAAACAGACCAGACATGAAGGAGATCACTGATAAATGTCCAGAGGAAATTATTGACTTAATGAAGCAATGCTGGGAGCAAGAGCCAGAGAAGCGGCCAACCTTTGCAG AAATCAGTCAAAGATACAAGCCATTTTACTATCAAAATCTAGGACAAAATATTGAAGATGATCTGAAGGAGTTAAAA AAAATATGGCCTGAGCCAAATGACGTGCTGGACAGGATGCAGTCCCTTCAGATCGATGCTACTGCAGAGGATGCCAGTAATGGTCAAGTAG atCAGCCTAATTCTCTGCACAGCTCCCCAGGGCCCATGACCAGTCAGGTTAGCGATGCCCTGCTGCCTGTTTCCCTTGAGAACCAGCCTGTGGAGAGCTGCGAGACCTCTTTCATCCCTGCTGATAACCTAGAAAGAAAACTGCTGCGTGAATTCAACTACCACGTGTCTGGGAGCTGGATGGATAAAGCAGCTCCACCTGTCATGTACACCCCTGAAATGAAAGAggtagaaaggaggagaagagttTCCCATGATCCATTTGCAAAGtcatctcctgctcctcagtgGAGTGAACTGTATCCAAGAGCTGAGAAAACAGGGTCAAACACTCATCTGTATTTTCAAGCCCTGTcagacagaaaaccaaaacgGGGAGGTGTGGACATTTTGTATGGGTCAAACCCCAACAGTCTGCTAGCAGGAAACACTGAGAGTCTCTATGGATTGGGTTCAGCCAGCACCTGCAGCCTAACCAAACCTCCTGTGCCTGAATCCACCCCAGACCAGCCATCACAGACCAGTTCAAACTGGTATCCAAAGAATGCAGATGCAGATACAG GTAACAAGGAATCCATTTCATTCTCAAGGGGAACTTTTCCATATTATTCTGCTGCAACCAGGGTGAACACAG AAGACTCAATCAAGTACAACATAAGCAACAGTTCTGGAATTCAGATTGGATCCTACAATCACATGAAGATTGAAGAGCAGAACCAACACATCAGCACTTCTCCTGTTGCCACAGAAGTACCATACATGCATTATGAAGCACTGGGTGTATTTG ACAATACCACTGTCCTGACTGAGAAACATCTGAATCTAGTGAGGGAGAATCTGGCTAAGCAGTGGAAGCACTGTGCCCGGAAACTGGGCTTCTGTGATCCCGAGATCGATGAAATTGATCACGACTACGAGCGAGATGGACTGAAAGAGAAAGTGTACCAGATGTTGCTCAAGTGGGGCATGCGGGAGGGCTCCAAAGGCGCCACGGTCGGGAAGCTTGCCAAAGCCCTCTTTGGCTGCCAGAGACTGGATCTCCTCACGAGTCTGATGGAAATCAATGAGGAATAA
- the NQO2 gene encoding LOW QUALITY PROTEIN: ribosyldihydronicotinamide dehydrogenase [quinone] (The sequence of the model RefSeq protein was modified relative to this genomic sequence to represent the inferred CDS: inserted 1 base in 1 codon), with protein MRIRSPSPXNGSLKNVAVEELSKQGCSVMVSDLYAMQFEPRATRSDIVGCLHNPEQFNYSVETWEAYKRGSLSSDLVEEHKKVQEADLLIFQFPLYWFSMPAIMKGWVDRVLVQGFAHEFPNCYDSGLLKNKLGLFSFTTGGSKEMYTKESINGDIRYLLWPMQHGIMHFCGVKVLAPHICFAPEHVSEEKRKEMLTAWAQRLKTLWKEEPINCSSEWYFK; from the exons ATGCGCATCAGGAGCCCAAGTC TCAATGGATCTCTGAAGAATGTTGCCGTGGAGGAACTGAGcaagcagggctgcagtgtCATGGTGTCTGATTTATATGCAATGCAGTTTGAGCCAAGAGCCACCAGAAGTGACATTGTTG GTTGTCTGCACAACCCAGAGCAGTTTAATTATAGTGTGGAGACATGGGAAGCTTATAAGAGAGGAAGTCTGTCCAGCGACCTGGTAGAAGAGCATAAGAAGGTGCAGGAAGCAGACTTACTGATTTTTCAG TTTCCCTTGTATTGGTTCAGCATGCCAGCAATCATGAAGGGCTGGGTGGACAGAGTCTTGGTCCAAGGATTTGCTCATGAATTTCCAAACTGTTATGATTCTGGCTTGCTCAAG AACAAATTAGGCCTGTTTTCTTTCACCACTGGAGGAAGCAAAGAGATGTATACAAAAGAAAGCATCAATGGTGATATTCGCTACCTCCTGTGGCCCATGCAG CATGGAATCATGCACTTCTGTGGTGTCAAAGTCCTCGCACCTCACATATGCTTTGCTCCAGAACATGTCtctgaggagaagaggaaggagatgcTGACTGCCTGGGCTCAACGTCTGAAGACTCTTTGGAAGGAAGAGCCCATAAACTGCTCATCTGAGTGGTATTTCAAGTGA